Part of the Lampris incognitus isolate fLamInc1 chromosome 1, fLamInc1.hap2, whole genome shotgun sequence genome is shown below.
tctgcgtggctttcctctgggtgctccagtttcctcccaccatcaaaaagacatgcagattagggttaatactcctgtatccctgaccaaggcaatggaaagaagaactggagttggtccccgggtgctgcagctgcccactgctcctatacaataggctgggttaaatgcagaagacaaattcattgtaaaaatacaattcgttgtaacaatacaatgacaaaataaagtggctttcttctttctttcctcttTTGTTTGACAGCTACATACATTCTGGGTGGATGCGGAGAACTACGCCAATCTGACGCGGCCATGGTTTGCGTCACGCTCACCGTTCCCTCTCAATTTCCTGGTGCCTCGTTGCCATGCCAACACAGCCCTCTCCCGTATCCTGCTGACCAAGGGAGAGTCTCCCCTACACACAATCAGTGAGGTGGAGGGAAAGGTAAACACTGATGTGCATTTGCACCCACAATATTTACTTTTTGTCTGAGTTTAGAGTTTCATGTTGTCTTTTTaatatctttattttattttcacaattCATTGGTCTTCCGTAGATCTACAGTGATGCTAAGGAGTGCTTGAATCTCCTTTCCCACAGGCTGGGAACAGCAAACTACTTCTTTGGCAACTCGTAagttctttctgtctgcctgtattgAATATCCAGCTGTCCCCTTGATATTGATATCTTACAATTGCCCATTATTACTTTTCTCTTCATGTGAATCTGTGTGAATGTTCACTTGAATACGGGAATGGTTGGTTTTAGGCCAGCTAGTCTGGATGCTTTTGTGTTTGGTTTTGTGGCTCCACTCCACAAGGCTGCACTCCCTAGTAGTCCCCTGCAGAATCATCTCAGACAGCTGGCTAACCTCACCAGCTTCTGTGACAACATCCTTGCTGTACATTTCAGCTCTGGCCATCTTGGTAAGTCTTTCCTCACACATCTGAAATACTCAAAACTCTGGCAGCTTTCCCCTCATATCTTCCCCTAATCTGCACACACAAAACCATTGGAGAAACACGCTCTTGCAAGTGTACCTAGCTAAACATTTTCGGAgtttttttccccttactctcaccACTATTCTTTCTTTCGCTATCTGATAAAAGAGCATTTTCTggttctttttttcctctttggtACTGTGACCTAACCTCAATTCCTGTCCCACGGAATACTATCCTTCATCTCCTTTATTCTCTGAGAGACTCTTGCTTCTTCTTTCTTCAGGTTCTCAGCTACCAATTCAGGAAACAGTGGATGCCAATCTACAGAAACTAACACAACTTGTAAACAAAGAGTCCAACTTGATTGAAAAGGTGCTTCTGCTTACCTTTTTCCCCTTCTTGCATGAGTTTGTGGCTGCATTTAATAATTATTGCTGCATACTAGAGAAGTACAGGGCCTCAGCTCTGCAGACAGTGCTAACAGTGCCTGTATGGAATTACTTATTTGAGTTT
Proteins encoded:
- the mtx3 gene encoding metaxin-3 isoform X1 — translated: MAAPMQLNCWGGDWGLPSVQTESLIVLAYAKFSGAKVDVSPIDWTWRTLTATVPELVCGESTVTEATRILNFLRKHRFNADYELTARQGADTMAYIALLEEKLRPALLHTFWVDAENYANLTRPWFASRSPFPLNFLVPRCHANTALSRILLTKGESPLHTISEVEGKIYSDAKECLNLLSHRLGTANYFFGNSPASLDAFVFGFVAPLHKAALPSSPLQNHLRQLANLTSFCDNILAVHFSSGHLDG
- the mtx3 gene encoding metaxin-3 isoform X2; the encoded protein is MAAPMQLNCWGGDWGLPSVQTESLIVLAYAKFSGAKVDVSPIDWTWRTLTATVPELVCGESTVTEATRILNFLRKHRFNADYELTARQGADTMAYIALLEEKLRPALLHTFWVDAENYANLTRPWFASRSPFPLNFLVPRCHANTALSRILLTKGESPLHTISEVEGKIYSDAKECLNLLSHRLGTANYFFGNSPASLDAFVFGFVAPLHKAALPSSPLQNHLRQLANLTSFCDNILAVHFSSGHLGSQLPIQETVDANLQKLTQLVNKESNLIEKMDDNLRGSPQHKPRRPDPKPSLADERSSTSA